In one Bactrocera tryoni isolate S06 chromosome 5, CSIRO_BtryS06_freeze2, whole genome shotgun sequence genomic region, the following are encoded:
- the LOC120778042 gene encoding uncharacterized protein LOC120778042: MTPHFIVLICHIFLVVISSGAGPSGLAGAEQLGNSTPKEPTWGGYDAQIFMEYFRWYGVHNIMLIVCPQDVGTSEKHHKLKSLLRQFIAHGFSTRVFNGQDYDDNESTRSAVQAQAEAETFNTTHTSTADSTSAVPAMNRATFGPPRTFRSDNNTRRPLRLQLPALTYKSGILLLQFASACSLNVLRWAAAAEHNYFTTNRFWLLFIDEPTHISLLDDEDIFLPPDGEVRVMLWQPGAQFFTLVDVYKVAADKPLRRTSVGGRELRDAEDMLQALGKFGSAISYRQNLEGITFKTGLVIAFPDLFTNIEDLSLRHIDTISKVNNRLTLELANKLNLRFNTHQVDNYGWHKPNGSFDGLMGRFQRYELDFAQMAIFMRLDRIAIVDFVAETYRIRAGIMFRQPPLSAVANIFAMPFASDVWIAILLLMIFTIGIFIVELVYSPHLHEMDILDCVVFVWGAMCQQGFYANLLNRSARVIIFTTFVSTLFLYTSFSANIVALLQSPSEAIQTLSDLTQSPLEVGVQDTQYNKIYFNESTDPVTNHLYHKKIAPKGENIFMRSEVGMEKMRTGLFAYQVELQAGYQIISNTFSEPEKCGLKELEPFQLPMIAVPTRKNFPYKELFRRQLRWQREVGLMNREELKWFPQKPKCEGGMGGFVSIGITECRYALGIFGFGLLLSAFSFILELVVNYMWNLAKKIHRNKKQREGSSAADGYQGNFVH, from the exons ATGACTCCACACTTTATAGTACTAATTTGCCACATATTTCTGGTGGTCATTTCAAGCGGCGCTGGGCCAAGCGGTTTAGCAGGTGCCGAGCAACTAGGCAATTCAACACCGAAAGAGCCTACTTGGGGAGGTTACGATGCTCAAATTTTCATGGAATATTTTCGTTGGTATGGTGTACACAACATAATGTTGATTGTCTGTCCGCAGGATGTAG GCACCAGCGAAAAGCATCATAAATTGAAATCGCTACTGCGCCAATTTATCGCCCATGGCTTTTCCACACGCGTATTCAATGGCCAAGACTACGATGACAACGAAAGCACTCGCAGTGCGGTGCAAGCGCAAGCTGAAGCCGAGACATTCAACACGACTCACACCTCAACGGCAGATTCAACAAGCGCCGTACCTGCAATGAACCGCGCCACGTTCGGTCCACCGCGCACATTCCGTAGCGATAACAACACGCGTCGCCCATTGCGTCTGCAGCTGCCAGCACTCACCTATAAATCAGGTATACTGTTGTTGCAATTCGCCAGCGCCTGTTCACTTAACGTGCTACGCTGGGCCGCTGCCGCCGAGCACAACTATTTCACCACAAATCGCTTTTGGTTGCTTTTCATCGATGAGCCGACACATATTTCACTACTCGACGATGAGGACATATTTCTGCCGCCGGATGGCGAGGTGCGTGTCATGTTGTGGCAGCCAGGCGCGCAATTTTTCACATTGGTGGATGTGTATAAGGTAGCCGCAGACAAGCCTTTGCGACGCACCTCGGTGGGTGGTCGGGAATTGCGGGACGCAGAGGATATGTTGCAAGCGCTAGGTAAATTCGGTTCGGCCATTTCTTATCGTCAAAATTTGGAAGGTATCACTTTCAAGACGGGACTTGTGATCGCCTTTCCTGATTTGTTTACGAATATAGAGGATTTGTCGCTACGGCATATCGACACTatttcaaaagtaaataatagGCTGACACTTGAGTTGgcgaacaaattaaatttacg CTTCAACACGCATCAAGTGGACAACTATGGCTGGCATAAACCAAACGGCTCGTTCGATGGACTAATGGGACGTTTTCAACGTTACGAACTGGACTTCGCTCAAATGGCCATTTTCATGCGTCTCGATCGCATCGCCATAGTGGATTTTGTAGCTGAAACATATCGGATACGCGCTGGCATAATGTTTCGCCAACCGCCACTATCGGCCGTGGCCAACATCTTTGCCATGCCCTTTGCCAGTGATGTCTGGATTGCTATACTACTGCTGATGATTTTCACTATAGGTATATTCATAGTGGAGCTAGTATATTCGCCACATTTGCACGAGATGGATATATTGGATTGTGTGGTCTTCGTTTGGGGTGCGATGTGTCAGCAGGGTTTCTATGCTAACCTACTCAATCGCTCCGCTCGCGTCATCATTTTCACGACATTTGTTTCGACACTTTTCTTGTATACGTCATTTTCGGCGAATATAGTGGCGTTGCTGCAGAGTCCTTCGGAGGCCATACAAACTTTAAGTGATTTAACGCAGTCCCCGTTAGAGGTTGGTGTACAAGATAcacaatacaataaaatatacttCAAT GAGTCCACCGATCCCGTTACCAATCATTTGTATCATAAGAAAATTGCACCGAAaggtgaaaatattttcatgcgTTCCGAAGTAGGCATGGAGAAGATGCGCACGGGCCTTTTCGCTTACCAAGTGGAATTGCAAGCCGGATATCAGATCATAAGCAACACCTTTAGCGAGCCAGAAAAGTGTGGACTCAAAGAGCTGGAACCATTTCAGTTGCCGATGATTGCAGTTCCAACCCGAAAGAATTTCCCGTACAAAGAACTCTTTCGTAGACA ATTGCGTTGGCAACGTGAAGTTGGCTTGATGAACCGCGAAGAGCTGAAATGGTTTCCGCAGAAACCGAAATGTGAGGGTGGTATGGGTGGTTTTGTTTCGATCGGCATCACTGAATGTCGCTACGCTTTGGGCATTTTCGGTTTCGGATTGCTACTGAGTGCTTTCAGCTTCATTCTGGAATTGGTCGTTAATTATATGTGGAATTTAGCAAAGAAAATACATCGAAACAAGAAACAGAGGGAGGGAAGCAGTGCAGCTGATGGGTATCAAGGTAATTTTGTACATTAG
- the LOC120777687 gene encoding uncharacterized protein LOC120777687 encodes MDPLDVELRNLHGEVSPESNINKSFDINGNTDDIDKALIQYVTTGSRLLFVEREETWNEFHATNLYNTEEFSEYTREQLYDHFQRKVLPNINTYELTPIQKQMLKLLDLHPEYERIPTGYTRMSADRRIGFNRLPKEGDDFLLVKQPHQLRQLLNKFPDTDTEFDGNKEFDLTKPADEPTHTLLLRCPYERQGTGYDFKFTKENAALLSAALSNDFELSGRTLLEPKELHKRLREAKRNFEQHARMPENCVEADKLVEKVKKLKTLREAVVDVVANRF; translated from the exons ATGGATCCTTTGGACGTGGAACTGCGTAATCTGCACGGTGAAGTTTCGCCCGaaagcaatataaataaatcattCGACATAAATGGAAACACTGACGATATCGATAAAGCGTTAATCCAGTACGTAACTACCGGTAGTAGGTTACTTTTTGTGGAGCGCGAGGAGACCTGGAACGAGTTCCATGCAACGAATTTATATAACACCGAAGAATTCAGTGAATATACCAGAGAACAACTGTATGATCATTTCCAACGAAAAGTTTTACCGAATATCAATACTTACGAATTGACgccaatacaaaaacaaatgttgAAATTATTGGATTTACATCCAGAATACGAACGGATACCCACTGGCTATACACGCATGTCCGCCGATCGACGGATTGGCTTTAATCGATTACCAAAAGAAGGCGACGATTTTTTATTGGTCAAACAACCGCATCAATTGCGCCAGCTG tTGAACAAGTTTCCCGACACCGACACAGAATTTGATGGGAATAAAGAATTCGATTTAACGAAGCCAGCAGACGAGCCAACTCACACCCTACTGTTGCGTTGTCCTTATGAGCGTCAGGGTACCGGTTACGATTTCAAGTTTACAAAAGAAAATGCTGCACTACTGTCAGCTGCCCTGTCCAATGACTTTGAATTATCCGGACGAACATTGCTGGAACCAAAAGAACTGCACAAGCGTTTGCGAGAGGCAAAGCGGAACTTTGAGCAACACGCACGTATGCCCGAAAACTGTGTAGAAGCAGATAAAttagtcgaaaaagttaaaaagctTAAGACTTTGCGTGAAGCTGTAGTGGATGTAGTGGCCAATAGATTTTAA
- the LOC120777686 gene encoding pre-mRNA-processing factor 6 has protein sequence MSNITAAVIANRNKKHFLGVPAPLGYVAGVGRGATGFTTRSDIGPARDANDVSDDRHAPPAAKRKKKEEEEEEDEDLNDSNYDEFSGYSGSLFSKDPYDKDDEEADQIYDSIDKRMDEKRKEYRDRRMREDLERYRQERPKIQQQFSDLKRSLANVTAEEWSTIPEVGDSRNRKQRNPRAEKFTPLPDSVLSRNLGGEAQSTIDPSSGLASMVPGVATPGMLTPTGDLDLRKIGQARNTLMNVKLSQVSDSVTGQTVVDPKGYLTDLQSMIPTYGGDINDIKKARLLLKSVRETNPNHPPAWIASARLEEVTGKVQMARNLIMRGCEINPQSEDLWLEAARLQPPDTAKAVIAQAARHIPTSVRIWIKAADLETETKAKRRVFRKALEHIPNSVRLWKAAVELENPDDARILLSRAVECCNTSVELWLALARLETYENARKVLNKARENIPTDRQIWTTAAKLEEANGNIHMVEKIIDRSLASLAANGVEINREHWFQEAIEAEKSGAVHCCQAIVKAVIGIGVEEEDRKQTWIDDAEFCAKENAFECARAVYAHALQVFPSKKSIWLRAAYFEKNHGTRESLEALLQRAVAHCPKSEVLWLMGAKSKWLAGDVPAARRILSLAFQANPNSEDIWLAAVKLESENEEYERARRLLAKARSSAPTPRVMMKSARLEWALDNLEDALRLLDEAVKVFPDFPKLWMMKGQIEEQQNHLDEAAETYNQGIKKCPTSIPLWVLSATLEERKGTLTKARSILERGRLRNPKTAALWLEAIRIELRAGLNEIASTMMARALQECPNAGELWAEAIFMESKPQRKTKSVDALKKCEHDPHVLLAVSKLFWSEHKFTKCRDWFNRTVKIDPDLGDAWAYFYKFELLHGTEEQQKEVLERCIAAEPKHGEAWCQVSKHIKNWCFKTPEVLNAVVKQLSIPV, from the exons ATGTCGAATATAACAGCAGCGGTAATCGCGAATCGCAACAAGAAACATTTTCTTGGCGTGCCGGCTCCGCTTGGCTACGTCGCTGGTGTTGGCAGAGG TGCTACTGGTTTCACCACACGTTCTGACATTGGTCCTGCTCGCGATGCTAACGATGTCTCAGAtgatcgacacgcaccaccggCTGCAAAACgtaaaaagaaagaagaagaggagGAGGAAGATGAAGACTTGAACGATTCCAATTACGATGAATTTAGCGGCTATAGTGGTTCGTTGTTCTCCAAAGATCCGTACGACAAAGATGATGAAGAGGCCGATCAAATATACGACTCAATAGATAAACGTATGGACGAGAAGCGTAAAGAATATAGAGACCGACGTATGCGCGAAGATTTAGAGCGTTATCGTCAAGAGAG gcCAAAAATTCAACAACAGTTTTCGGATTTGAAACGTTCTTTAGCTAATGTCACCGCTGAAGAGTGGTCAACCATACCCGAAGTGGGCGATAGTCGTAATCGCAAACAGCGCAATCCACGTGCAGAAAAGTTTACGCCACTTCCGGATAGTGTGCTATCACGTAATCTCGGCGGCGAAGCACAGTCGACAATCGATCCCTCCTCAGGCTTAGCATCGATGGTACCTGGTGTAGCCACACCCGGTATGCTTACTCCAACCGGTGATTTAGATTTACGCAAGATCGGTCAGGCACGTAATACGTTAATGAATGTTAAGCTGTCACAAGTGTCAGACTCTGTGACGGGACAAACTGTTGTCGACCCCAAAGGTTATCTTACTGACTTGCAGAGTATGATACCAACTTACGGTGGCGACATAAATGACATCAAGAAAGCACGTTTGCTGCTGAAAAGTGTGCGCGAAACCAATCCCAATCATCCTCCCGCTTGGATAGCCTCGGCTCGTTTAGAAGAAGTCACTGGTAAAGTGCAAATGGCCAGAAATCTGATTATGCGTGGCTGTGAAATTAATCCACAatcagaagatttatggttggAAGCAGCACGTTTGCAGCCACCAGACACGGCTAAAGCGGTAATTGCACAAGCTGCACGACACATTCCTACCTCGGTGCGAATTTGGATCAAAGCTGCCGATTTGGAAACGGAGACAAAAGCAAAAAGGCGCGTTTTTCGCAAAGCACTCGAACATATTCCCAACTCGGTACGTCTTTGGAAGGCCGCTGTAGAGTTGGAAAATCCCGATGATGCGCGTATTCTTTTGTCACGTGCTGTGGAATGTTGCAACACCAGCGTGGAGCTGTGGTTAGCCTTGGCACGTTTAGAAACCTACGAAAATGCCCGTAAAGTATTGAACAAAGCACGTGAAAATATACCAACCGATCGACAAATCTGGACTACGGCCGCTAAACTTGAGGAAGCTAACGGTAATATACACATGGTTGAGAAAATCATCGACCGTTCCTTGGCTTCGCTTGCCGCTAATGGCGTTGAGATCAACCGTGAACATTGGTTCCAGGAAGCCATTGAGGCGGAAAAGTCTGGTGCTGTGCACTGTTGCCAGGCCATCGTAAAAGCTGTTATTGGTATAGGCGTTGAGGAGGAGGATCGTAAGCAAACTTGGATTGACGACGCTGAATTT TGTGCGAAGGAAAATGCTTTCGAGTGTGCTCGCGCTGTCTACGCGCATGCTCTACAAGTGTTTCCCTCAAAGAAGAGTATTTGGTTACGCGCTGCTTACTTCGAGAAGAATCATGGCACCCGCGAATCGTTGGAGGCTTTACTTCAGCGCGCCGTGGCTCACTGTCCAAAATCGGAGGTACTTTGGTTAATGGGTGCCAAATCCAAGTGGCTTGCTGGAGATGTACCAGCGGCTCGACGCATATTGTCTCTAGCTTTTCAAGCAAATCCGAATTCCGAAGACATTTGGTTGGCTGCTGTCAAATTGGAGTCGGAGAATGAGGAATACGAACGTGCACGACGTCTGTTAGCTAAGGCGCGGTCATCAGCACCAACTCCGCGTGTTATGATGAAATCTGCCCGCTTGGAATGGGCTCTAGATAATTTGGAAGATGCTTTGCGTTTACTTGATGAAGCCGTAAAGGTATTCCCCGACTTTCCGAAGCTATGGATGATGAAAGGACAAATCGAAGAACAACAGAATCATTTGGATGAAGCTGCGGAGACTTACAATCAAGGCATTAAAAAATGTCCAACATCCATACCGCTATGGGTGCTATCGGCTACACTAGAAGAACGAAAGGGCACGCTAACCAAAGCGCGTTCAATATTAGAACGAGGCCGCTTACGTAACCCTAAGACTGCAGCACTGTGGTTAGAAGCAATACGTATTGAACTTCGCGCCGGTCTCAATGAAATCGCGAGCACAATGATGGCTCGTGCTCTGCAGGAATGTCCAAATGCGGGAGAATTGTGGGCGGAAGCAATTTTTATGGAATCCAAGCCGCAGCGAAAGACGAAATCGGTCGATGCACTCAAAAAATGCGAACACGATCCACATGTGCTATTGGCTGTCTCAAAGTTGTTCTGGTCGGAACATAAATTTACGAAGTGCCGTGACTGGTTTAACCGTACG GTTAAAATCGATCCCGATCTTGGTGATGCCTGGGCGTACTTCTACAAGTTTGAACTACTGCATGGCACGGAAGAGCAACAGAAAGAGGTGTTGGAGCGCTGCATAGCTGCAGAACCGAAACATGGTGAGGCCTGGTGTCAGGTTAGCAAACACATTAAGAATTGGTGCTTCAAGACACCAGAAGTGCTGAATGCTGTTGTCAAACAATTATCTATACCGGTGTAA
- the LOC120779003 gene encoding SET domain-containing protein SmydA-8, whose product MTNPGNCAVCGVAASQKCGGCRNVVYCGKEHQIIHWKKGHKAECKCYEIATNDILGRHLRATRDIKKGEIFLREKPFIYGPKVASAPTCLGCHRSLPNPVPPQKNFYKCSRCSWPLCGPQCENSSHHIDECELMSARKFKAKIDFDPTKEGTGKKESAYCVILPLRCILLRNKNPEAFARFAQLEDHLNERMNTPLYRILSANLLTFIKTIMGFSEWSDDEVLRVAARLDTNTFEVRQAAAGQKLRAIYTNAAMISHDCVSNARHTFDDQMQILFIAKQKIAKGEIIATSYTQPLKSTLMRRQHLSQAKCFECTCARCKDPEELGTFAGAILCSRCKVGKIISTDPLDNGALWRCQLCPHEIPAKQINWGNGAMLKEIESLNKMSPRAFEEFLHRYRDTLHEKNTHVLQVKYALTQLYGNAPGFQMHEMNDAAVKRKVELCQELLEVAEILDGGWSIFRGNLLLDLQEALVVQAKREFERGLLTKANVQEKLTEAMELLKEAVEIMRLEPDMQEALKERTQQLAKELELD is encoded by the exons ATGACTAATCCTGGAAATTGCGCAGTTTGTGGAGTGGCGGCGTCACAGAAGTGCGGTGGCTGCCGAAATGTGGTCTATTGCGGCAAAGAGCACCAGATCATACATTGGAAGAAGGGGCACAAGGCGGAGTGCAAGTGTTATGAG atcgCCACAAACGATATTCTGGGTCGTCATTTACGGGCCACGCGTGACATTAAAAAAGGTGAGATTTTCTTACGTGAGAAGCCTTTCATCTATGGGCCCAAGGTGGCTAGTGCGCCCACATGTTTGGGTTGTCACCGCTCATTGCCTAATCCAGTACCGCCACAAAAGAATTTCTACAAATGCAGCCGCTGCTCATGGCCCTTGTGCGGACCGCAGTGTGAAAATTCCTCCCATCACATTGACGAATGCGAGCTGATGTCGGCGCGCAAATTCAAGGCCAAGATCGATTTTGATCCTACTAAAGAAGGGACAGGTAAAAAGGAGTCTGCCTACTGTGTCATTCTACCGCTGCGGTGTATTTTGCTGCGCAATAAAAATCCCGAAGCCTTCGCGCGTTTCGCCCAGCTGGAAGATCATCTCAATGAGCGCATGAATACGCCGCTCTATAGGATACTCAGCGCGAATTTGTTAACGTTTATCAAGACGATCATGGGTTTCAGCGAGTGGAGTGATGACGAGGTCTTACGTGTCGCCGCGCGCTTGGACACTAACACTTTTGAGGTGCGTCAAGCGGCAGCAGGGCAGAAACTGCGCGCGATCTATACAAACGCGGCGATGATCTCGCACGATTGTGTTTCGAATGCGCGCCACACCTTCGACGATCAAATGCAGATTCTTTTCATAGCGAAGCAGAAGATCGCGAAGGGCGAAATTATTGCGACCTCCTATACGCAACCGCTAAAGTCTACGCTCATGCGTCGGCAACATCTCTCGCAGGCGAAGTGCTTCGAGTGCACTTGTGCGCGCTGCAAGGACCCCGAAGAGTTGGGCACATTCGCGGGCGCCATCTTATGCAGTCGATGCAAAGTCGGCAAG ATAATATCCACCGACCCGCTGGACAATGGCGCTTTGTGGAGGTGTCAGCTCTGCCCACACGAAATACCTGCCAAACAGATTAATTGGGGCAACGGCGCCATGCTGAAGGAGATCGAATCATTAAACAAAATGTCACCACGCGCCTTTGAAGAGTTCCTACACCGTTATCGCGACACATTGCACGAGAAAAATACGCATGTGTTGCAAGTCAAATACGCACTCACTCAACTGTACGGAAATGCGCCCGGATTCCAAATGCACG AAATGAATGATGCGGCTGTAAAGCGAAAAGTTGAACTATGCCAGGAGCTCCTGGAAGTGGCGGAAATACTCGACGGTGGTTGGAGCATATTCCGCGGTAACCTCTTGCTCGATCTGCAGGAAGCGTTAGTGGTGCAAGCAAAACGCGAATTTGAGAGAGGCTTGCTGACCAAAGCAAATGTTCAAGAAAAGCTCACCGAAGCAATGGAGCTACTGAAAGAAGCTGTAGAAATTATGAGATTGGAACCCGATATGCAAGAGGCGCTAAAGGAACGCACGCAACAGTTAGCTAAAGAGCTAGAACTTgattaa